Proteins from one bacterium genomic window:
- a CDS encoding MarR family transcriptional regulator, translated as MSRETDNELVGRLEEMMPDFVRSLRLLEPRVPGMEITLNQFFVLSILSRKDSAVVGELARQIGTTSGNITAMIDRLIRMGLVTRENSQQDRRVVHIRLSQKGQEITERINRNTKAGMRRILRHIPDEQKIFFFDTLKQIIAALTEERTRPREQKSVKSVIRQDILQRTTQKKGLGIFRGVLQPRQRRNKNKQR; from the coding sequence ATGAGCAGAGAGACCGATAACGAACTCGTGGGCCGTCTGGAGGAGATGATGCCCGATTTCGTGCGCAGTTTAAGGCTTCTTGAGCCGCGCGTGCCCGGCATGGAGATAACGCTGAACCAGTTCTTCGTCCTCTCGATACTTTCCCGCAAGGATTCAGCCGTCGTTGGCGAACTGGCGCGTCAGATAGGCACCACATCGGGCAACATAACGGCCATGATAGACAGGCTTATCAGAATGGGTCTTGTGACAAGGGAGAACTCCCAACAGGACCGCAGGGTTGTGCACATACGCCTCTCCCAGAAGGGTCAGGAGATAACCGAACGCATAAACCGTAACACGAAGGCTGGTATGAGACGCATACTGCGTCACATACCGGACGAGCAAAAGATTTTCTTTTTCGATACCCTGAAGCAGATAATTGCGGCGCTGACCGAAGAACGCACACGACCTAGGGAGCAGAAAAGCGTGAAAAGCGTCATACGCCAGGATATATTGCAGAGGACGACGCAGAAGAAAGGCCTGGGAATCTTCCGAGGAGTCCTTCAACCCAGACAAAGAAGAAACAAGAACAAGCAGAGATAA